The DNA sequence ACGTCGACCAACAATGCGTGCTACTCCAAGCCAGAAACCTCTGGCAACGATTTCCTGCGAAACACCTGGTATGGATGCTCATTTTTTCGgttgttattttgttgatattataAGTTGTTTTGGTTGTTGCTAGTGATTGCATTTGGTTCGTTGAAACTTGCCTTTCTTGCTTAAATTCAGTAGCTAAATGTCTATTTTTTGCAAACAGTTAGGTGGTGGCTGATTTTTAGAGCAAGGAAGACAAGTTTGTTGGTTCTTCTAAGATCTGTAAGATAaacatattgcattttttttcttctttttttcttgtttgctGTAGTATGAAGTATAAATATTGTTATGTGATGCATATTCttctattttcaaatgttgattgattttctatttctatttaacTAGAAGAAGATTGATCTAAAGAAAGCAGAAAGTCAATAACATGATAGAAGTAGAACAGTAACAGGAACTTCTATAGAAAGAATTACTTATAAAAGAATTTCCTCTGTTTCATATGCCAGTCAGCTAAAAAATTCCTGAAACAGATAGTCATCTTCTTCAACGTGCATCTTCCTGGCATAATCACTAACATGTACTATATCAagttttgaggagagagaaatgcCAATTCACCAACTTAGACACTCTTTACATATCTTCTTCCCCTTTCCTGCTCATTCTAAGTCATCATTGTCCACTCCCGCGGTACCGCTAGTCCCGGCCCTGTTGATGTCAAGTGCATAAGTTCTTTCTGAGACAGTTGGCCGTCTGCGggagctgctgctgctgctgatcAATCTGGAATCTAGGAAGAGAACTACCACTGTGATGTCGTCATGGACCCTTCTCCTCTCCTGTATTTCGATCTTCTTCAGCTCCTTATATTTCTGCCCCCTCTCCCTTGCTAGTGCCTTCAGCGCAGCTTTCACTAGTGTTCTTGCGATTCCCTGCCGGAAACAGAGGATTGCCACGATTAGAACATAGCTCAGTGAGCATGTTAGGTTTCTTATGATAAAACACACATGCTTTTCACGTTACATGAAGTAGAAAGCTAGGAATCATACCTTTCGTGACTTGGAGTGGACTATGTCGACTGCTTCTTGATTGGTGAGGTGGTCCCATAGCCCATCAGAAGCAAATATGATGAATTCGTCCCGAGGGCTAATGCCCCGCTCCTCCACTGTTGGGTCAGGCAAAAGGATCGGCTTATCAAATATCCCCGGCACCCTGTACTTTTCTATCAACGGCGGTCTATTGAACTCCTGCTTCTTTAGGTAAGCATCACCGATCGATCTTGAAACCTGAGTTGAACAAGATATGTGACATTAAGTATAGCTAGTGGAAAGCAGTAACCAAATTTGATGACTGAGCTTGAACTTTCACCTGAATGATGCCCTTGACACGCCAAACGCCATCCTTCTGAAAAACAATCTGTTCATCATTGGGATGCCGTATCGTTAACTCGTCCCGGACAACTTCCTCACTTGCATTATGGTCTTTCGATAATTGGATGGCTTCCATGTGTAGTTCAGGCGACGATCGCCCCAAGACCGCCCTAGAATCTCCTGCGCTGGCCACGTATATCATTCCTCCGCATACGACGCCCACCAAACAACAAGATCCGACAGACGCCAACATTGGCCTAGACTCCCACTCACGCCTGACCTTAGCAAGAAACTCTTCCTCTGTTGCCACAAATGCTCTGCCTATAACATCCGTTGACATCCCTCCCCTTTCTGTCGTTATTCCTGCATCAGGTGAGCAATATAGATAGGAATAAAATGACTCAGAATTGTGTATTGAATCTCAATATGCTTAATCCATTCACAGTTTTCAAGTAGATTGGAAACATTATCCTAAATGCAGAGTTCTTcttttatgaagaaaaaaacaagGCGAAATCATTTCACAAACTTTCAAACACAGTGTATATACATATTGAACTACAAGAGTGACTA is a window from the Salvia hispanica cultivar TCC Black 2014 chromosome 1, UniMelb_Shisp_WGS_1.0, whole genome shotgun sequence genome containing:
- the LOC125202511 gene encoding probable protein phosphatase 2C 38; translated protein: MVNPNSLKKLIPQWIRPTWEGNDEGAMSGVGGHTTLWWQKDFGHHHYGDYSMAVIKGNIVVEDHSQLESGLMGMDAAGPYGTFVGVYDGHGGPDASRFISDRLFNHMKRITTERGGMSTDVIGRAFVATEEEFLAKVRREWESRPMLASVGSCCLVGVVCGGMIYVASAGDSRAVLGRSSPELHMEAIQLSKDHNASEEVVRDELTIRHPNDEQIVFQKDGVWRVKGIIQVSRSIGDAYLKKQEFNRPPLIEKYRVPGIFDKPILLPDPTVEERGISPRDEFIIFASDGLWDHLTNQEAVDIVHSKSRKGIARTLVKAALKALARERGQKYKELKKIEIQERRRVHDDITVVVLFLDSRLISSSSSSRRRPTVSERTYALDINRAGTSGTAGVDNDDLE